The Leptospiraceae bacterium genomic interval ATTTCAGAGGGAAATCTAACTGTTGCGATTGAAGCGAAAGGCAAGGGGGAATTTGCCGATCTATTCCGCTCTATCGGTGGACTTGTTACAAAATTCCATCAGGTATTAGAAGGAATTTTCCTTGCATCAGAGGATGTAAAATCTTCTTCGATGAATATGAAAATTGCAGTTGTAATGATGCGAGATGACTTAGAAAAGCAAACTGCTGGCTCAGAAGCGATCGCAAAAAAGATCTTTGAAATTGTAAATGCAAGTAATAGTATTACAGTGATGACGTCGGAACAAAGCAATAAGATTGAACAAATGCTTTCTAAACTAAGAGATCAATCCGCTCTAGTGCAAAATCTTGGAGATAAGACTAAGATTACAACAAGAGATACAGGAATTATTTCGAACGAACTCGATCAGGGAAAGACTTCTCTTAATACATTGAACGAAAGAATGCAGGAGATTTATAATACCACCGGTCAAATCACAGAAGTGGTTTCTATCATCAATACAATTGCAGACCAGACCAATCTTCTTGCGCTTAACGCATCGATTGAAGCGGCGAGAGCGGGAAATGAAGGAAAGGGTTTCGCAGTAGTCGCCGCAGAAGTATCTCGCCTTGCCGATCAAACAGCAGGAAGCACAAAGTCTATTAAAGATATTGTTAAAAAGAACTCTTCTCTCGTGAAAGCAGGGATGGATGGACTAGTTGAATTAACATCTATGTTCGATATGATTTTAGAGCGGGTAAAAGGAATAAACCTTAAGACCAATGATGTGAAGGGTTTGATTGAAGAATACAGTCAATTGACTTCTCATTTAGAAGTGACCATTCAAAATGTAAAAACTATTTCGTCTGAAATATTTAAGTCAACAGATGAACATTTAAAAGCAATTTCTACGATATCAGAAACAGCGAATACGATTAGTAAAGTGACCTTGCAAAACTTTACAAGACTAGATGCATTGTCGGATGATTCTAAATTCCTGGAAACAGTCTCTGAGGATTTAAAGAAACAAGTAAGCTTCTTTAAGCTTTAAGATTGTGCAGCAATTTATATTGATAATGAAATTGCTGCGACAATTGAGAGAAGATTTTAATCTTCAAATGTAAATTTTTCACCGGTTTTTAATTTGATACCTGATTTTTCCATGAAGAATCTTTGCACATCAGGGAACTCCATGAAGTGATAATTGTAAATGCCTCCGTAACTAACGTATAATTCTTCGCCTTTCTTTATATCGCGTGTCGCATAGAGACGAATGTATGGATCTTCACAATGCTTAAGAAAATGAACGTTTTGAATTTTGGTTGGTTTGCCATTTATCTTAGATGGAGCAAAATTAACTTTAGAACCATAGTGCTCTCTATTTCCGTCAATGTAAGGGAAGTTTGGTTCGTTTGCACATTCAGGCATTGTGAACATATACCAATGCTCGCTTTTTTCATGAAGAGCATTGTATTCTTTACGAGTAATTTTTTTGCCTTCGTAATGAGTTACCATTGTGTCTTTGGGTATATCTTTAGCGGCAAACAGTCCCATGCCGGCACCAGGGATATGAGATGGTTTGATAACGACGTATTCGTTATCTTCGATGCTTTTAATACTAGTTGTAGTGCAAGCATTGATGACAAGTAGTAGAGTGAGAAAAAGTTTCATTGAAATTTCCTTAAAGTTTTAATTGAGTTAGTTTGCATTCTCGCTTGGTCGATTGTCATAATCTTCATCTAAAAGATGAGAAGAAATTAAAAAGTCAGCAGTCGAGCGATTGCAAGCCATAGGAATATTATACAAAACGGCAATTCTAAGTAACGCTTTTACATCAGGATCATGTGGTTGAGCAGATAAAGGATCCCAGAAAAAAATCATGATATCAATTCCGCCATCAACAATCTTGGCTCCTATCTGTTGATCACCACCGAGAGGTCCTGAAATAAAACGATGAACAGGAAGACCTGCACTCTCAGCAATAATTTTACCTGTAGTGCCTGTAGCGGATAAGAAGTGTTTGGCGAGAGTTCCTTTGTTGAATGTAACCCAATCTAAAAGGTCTTTCTTTTTGTTATCGTGGGCAACGAGAACTATACGTTTTGTTTTTTCCATAGAATCAGACTTGGCTGATTCTATGGATTGTCAACTGTTTTGCTTTGAGGTTAGGCTAAATTTCTAAGCGGTAAGTATTCTTGTTTAGAAGTTTGTTTCCTTTTACTTCTGTGGTGTTTAAAAGTTTTCCTTCGATATTGTAATTGTAAACGGCACGAAGCATTTCTCCGTTATTCAAGGTTCCTTTTGTGAGGATAATATTTTTTCCGTCAGAACGATATTCATAATTCACGCCTTTTACCTTTCGTTTATGGAAGTGAAACTGGAATAAGAAACTTGCATGAGCCCGGGATAGGCTTTGCCATTTTCAAGATTATGCTGAATGTTTTCAAAAAAGTTTCTTGTATTGCCAGTATTCAAAAATCAGAACTTATCGAACCCGTTCGACCGGGGGGGGGGAAGGGTGGGGAGGGAAATTAAGGAGGGGATGGGAGTGTTGGTGGTGGGAGGTGGCTTTCTTGTCACCGGGAAGTGCAAAAGAAAGTGTTACTAGAAATAGGAATATTAGTTTTTTTGTTCATACTAATTTTCCTCCATGGTTCTTGCTTCAAATTTTAGATTTGAAAGGGAAAGTTTCAAAAAAAATGCGCAAAAGTGTAATTTGGCTCAGAAAATCTGCACAAGAAATTAAGTTCCTGTGCTAATACTTTTATGAGAACAAAAATTTTTTCTCCTAAAGAACGTGTCAACGACTGGAAAGAGTATCCTGAAAAGTCAACTCGGTCTACCCTATTGATCCCGGCCTGTTACATGAAACTCTTCCATAAAAGGTTGAAGGCTAATAAGCATAATCCTACGGAATATCTTTCTTATTTGCTTGAGAGTTATAGAATATTGATAAGAAATGGAGAAATTCCAGTTTACGGAAAATTAGAGACTGGTTACCAAGAAGAAGGATTGAAACTACAAAGGGTTGATTTTATTCCCAGAGGAGAAGATTGGGCGGAGATGAAATGTCTAAAAGCTTTTTTGAATCGAAGCATGACTTGGATTTTTGTCTACCTTCTAGTTTTAGATTCTTTAGATATTAAGAAGAATTTACCGGAAAAGTTCGTTGACTTCGTAGTTCCGAAGAAGGCGCATTTGCGGTTAATGGTTATTATCCTTTTATCAAGGAAAAGGAAATTATATCGAAGAATCTTGCGACATACACGGGATCGAACTAGGTAAAAAGGTTTTGATAAAAAACTAATTTCCAGACCAAAAGATTTCTACTAATTCTGTGATTTAACTATTATCTATTTACAGAACATAACCGATGATAATCCATAAATAAAAAGGGGAAGTATATGAAGTTTTCTGTTTTTATGGCTACCAGTTTAGACGGGTATATCGCAAAAAAGAATGGCGACATTAATTGGTTGATGGAAGCGGGTAATCCTGATGATCCGGAAGATTATGGTTACGCAAAATTCATTTCAACAATAGACTGCATTATAATGGGTCGAAATACCTATGAAAAAGTCTTGT includes:
- a CDS encoding methylglyoxal synthase, coding for MEKTKRIVLVAHDNKKKDLLDWVTFNKGTLAKHFLSATGTTGKIIAESAGLPVHRFISGPLGGDQQIGAKIVDGGIDIMIFFWDPLSAQPHDPDVKALLRIAVLYNIPMACNRSTADFLISSHLLDEDYDNRPSENAN
- a CDS encoding SET domain-containing protein, with product MKLFLTLLLVINACTTTSIKSIEDNEYVVIKPSHIPGAGMGLFAAKDIPKDTMVTHYEGKKITRKEYNALHEKSEHWYMFTMPECANEPNFPYIDGNREHYGSKVNFAPSKINGKPTKIQNVHFLKHCEDPYIRLYATRDIKKGEELYVSYGGIYNYHFMEFPDVQRFFMEKSGIKLKTGEKFTFED
- a CDS encoding DUF1564 family protein is translated as MRTKIFSPKERVNDWKEYPEKSTRSTLLIPACYMKLFHKRLKANKHNPTEYLSYLLESYRILIRNGEIPVYGKLETGYQEEGLKLQRVDFIPRGEDWAEMKCLKAFLNRSMTWIFVYLLVLDSLDIKKNLPEKFVDFVVPKKAHLRLMVIILLSRKRKLYRRILRHTRDRTR